From a region of the Paenibacillus sp. FSL R10-2734 genome:
- a CDS encoding MFS transporter: MSGYMRDLLRLSVGVRRFLMTEAMYGIGIGMYSLVLNLHLLSKGMKEDEIGLLMSIGILIMGALAIPVSISANRIGRKKLLVSGIMFIAAGSALYAIGDHSSIFYLAQTLVSIGLTLVETTEVQLLFHYCASRKEEASAFSLMFAVFTAFTGAGTLAAGYLPNLADSGEGYGFTLLLAALVFVVHSMIRGLWLPSEGGERGAVGTSGDLEVSREVSGLRKKLPSGTLWLFSVFMALLGGAIAITGSFLNVIVKYRLNWMDDKVSVLLAVSGAVLFAASLMTPYVLQRFGHHVAIVSVFLVNILVFASLSWAMPVWMFTIMFLVRGGGLTMLSNLLDSQLMSAFKERERNLYAGMRSVFRSLGSSGAALLTGWILIGQNYEMPFLLTSAVLLLCLLYYIWFIRPILDKKLKE, from the coding sequence ATGTCTGGGTATATGAGGGACTTGCTGCGTCTGTCCGTCGGCGTCCGCCGGTTTCTTATGACCGAAGCCATGTATGGCATCGGCATCGGTATGTATTCGCTAGTTCTTAATTTGCATTTGCTGTCCAAAGGAATGAAGGAGGATGAAATCGGGCTGCTCATGTCCATAGGTATACTGATTATGGGGGCATTGGCTATTCCTGTATCCATATCGGCGAATCGTATAGGCCGTAAAAAGCTGCTGGTATCCGGCATCATGTTTATAGCGGCAGGAAGTGCACTTTATGCGATCGGCGATCATTCCAGCATATTCTATTTGGCCCAAACCTTGGTCTCGATCGGCCTTACCCTTGTGGAGACGACTGAGGTGCAGCTGCTATTCCATTATTGTGCCTCACGCAAGGAAGAAGCAAGTGCATTCTCTCTGATGTTTGCCGTGTTTACGGCATTTACCGGGGCAGGAACCCTGGCTGCTGGATACTTGCCGAATCTGGCTGATAGCGGGGAAGGCTATGGATTTACGCTGCTGCTTGCTGCGCTGGTTTTCGTTGTTCACAGTATGATTAGAGGACTCTGGCTTCCCTCTGAGGGTGGGGAAAGAGGAGCAGTTGGAACATCCGGAGATTTGGAAGTGAGCCGTGAGGTTTCAGGCTTGAGGAAAAAGCTTCCTTCCGGCACACTCTGGTTGTTCTCGGTATTCATGGCCCTGCTCGGAGGAGCAATAGCCATCACTGGGTCATTTCTTAATGTAATTGTGAAGTACAGACTGAACTGGATGGATGATAAAGTGTCAGTTCTGCTGGCGGTAAGCGGAGCTGTTTTGTTTGCGGCTTCTCTAATGACGCCTTACGTATTACAACGTTTCGGCCACCATGTGGCCATTGTATCTGTCTTTTTGGTTAACATACTCGTGTTCGCCTCTTTATCCTGGGCCATGCCGGTCTGGATGTTCACAATCATGTTTCTGGTTCGCGGGGGAGGGCTTACTATGCTGTCTAATCTGCTGGACAGCCAGTTGATGTCTGCCTTTAAGGAACGGGAGAGGAATCTCTATGCAGGGATGAGATCCGTATTTCGGAGCCTCGGATCATCTGGAGCCGCTCTGCTTACGGGATGGATTTTGATAGGACAGAATTACGAGATGCCCTTTTTACTGACATCGGCAGTATTGCTTCTCTGTCTGCTTTATTACATATGGTTCATACGCCCTATTCTGGATAAAAAGCTGAAGGAATGA